In the genome of Coraliomargarita algicola, one region contains:
- a CDS encoding M14 family metallocarboxypeptidase, giving the protein MMTSSVATLVKQLQAAGEAAGFQVTHFGQVGLEKQWPLLGMTRAPMVPAPNSQHIYLSAGIHGDEPATSQAMLELLQSNALPHAHHYYICPLLNPAGLANGTRENPDGIDLNRDYRDFVSQETRQHAAWIQAHISQLDCAIHLHEDWESQGFYLYEIQLPRHSSHPETGRPQLSLAQRILAATEKHLPTETATEIDGYPAKDGIIRIEVELQLEEGQPEALCLQASFGGSNYTLETPSAMEFRKRVDTLKAAVLAAIETEHNSSVYSPL; this is encoded by the coding sequence ATGATGACAAGCTCAGTGGCCACTCTCGTTAAGCAACTCCAAGCCGCCGGCGAAGCTGCGGGCTTCCAAGTCACGCACTTCGGACAGGTCGGCCTGGAAAAGCAATGGCCCCTACTCGGCATGACGCGTGCGCCCATGGTCCCTGCACCGAATAGTCAGCACATATATCTCTCTGCCGGCATCCACGGCGACGAGCCCGCCACTTCTCAGGCAATGCTCGAACTATTGCAAAGTAACGCCCTCCCCCACGCACATCACTACTACATTTGTCCTCTCTTAAATCCCGCGGGACTGGCCAACGGCACCCGCGAAAACCCCGACGGCATCGACCTCAACCGCGACTACCGCGACTTCGTCTCGCAAGAAACCCGCCAACACGCAGCGTGGATACAGGCCCACATCTCCCAGCTCGACTGTGCCATCCATCTACACGAAGACTGGGAAAGCCAAGGCTTCTACCTCTACGAAATCCAACTCCCCCGCCACAGCAGTCATCCCGAGACAGGCCGCCCACAACTCAGCCTCGCACAGCGCATCTTAGCCGCCACAGAAAAACACCTGCCCACCGAAACCGCGACCGAGATCGATGGCTACCCTGCTAAGGACGGAATCATACGCATCGAAGTCGAACTACAACTCGAAGAAGGCCAGCCCGAAGCGCTTTGCCTACAAGCAAGCTTCGGCGGCAGTAACTACACCCTCGAAACCCCGTCCGCCATGGAGTTCCGCAAGCGTGTCGACACGCTCAAAGCCGCCGTTTTGGCAGCCATCGAAACAGAGCATAATTCAAGCGTTTACTCGCCATTATGA
- a CDS encoding DMT family transporter, translating to MPAKAPPLTQLPVSFYLQVLICATLWGSAFPVIKNSYAALQITGYGEQLVFAGSRFVLAGLMVLPFCRGPIIEKLKQAPRGPLMAVVLGQTFFQYIFFYYGLSISTGTLGALLGSGSFWWMLLAPMILKTAPPQRIHWILLGVCSIGIACAIYQPGADLKNAGLGTLAFLAASGSGAVAATFLKKVAPVAGSRCTTAFSLSLGGLMLLLISASAWSSYIAHFNLTTLLVTLYLAALSATAFTLWNRLIELYSVNVLSTFRFLIPLMGVIESTLFIPGENLRPGLIIGALIVVTSLIIISQVKEAPVEGRCIRP from the coding sequence ATGCCAGCTAAAGCGCCACCACTGACTCAATTGCCAGTCAGTTTCTACCTACAGGTTTTGATTTGTGCCACCCTATGGGGCAGCGCATTCCCCGTCATCAAGAACAGCTATGCCGCCTTACAAATCACCGGCTACGGCGAACAACTGGTCTTCGCGGGCAGTCGCTTCGTACTGGCAGGACTGATGGTGCTCCCCTTCTGTCGTGGCCCCATCATAGAAAAACTCAAGCAAGCCCCACGTGGACCACTGATGGCGGTGGTGCTCGGGCAGACATTCTTTCAATACATCTTCTTTTACTACGGGCTCAGCATTTCAACCGGCACCCTCGGGGCCCTGCTGGGCTCGGGCAGTTTCTGGTGGATGTTGCTCGCGCCGATGATACTCAAGACCGCTCCGCCTCAGCGCATTCACTGGATACTGCTGGGCGTGTGTTCGATCGGTATCGCCTGTGCGATTTACCAGCCCGGCGCCGACTTAAAAAACGCCGGTCTCGGCACGCTCGCCTTTCTCGCCGCATCCGGTTCCGGCGCCGTGGCCGCAACCTTCCTGAAAAAAGTCGCCCCCGTCGCCGGCAGTCGTTGCACCACCGCATTTTCACTCAGTCTGGGCGGACTCATGCTCTTGCTCATTTCTGCCAGCGCCTGGTCCAGCTACATCGCCCACTTCAATCTCACCACCCTCTTGGTCACGCTCTATCTCGCGGCCCTGTCCGCCACCGCATTCACGCTCTGGAATCGTCTAATTGAGCTCTACAGTGTCAATGTGCTCTCCACCTTTCGCTTCCTGATTCCTCTGATGGGCGTGATCGAATCCACCCTCTTCATCCCCGGCGAAAACCTACGCCCCGGCCTCATCATCGGAGCCCTGATCGTCGTCACCTCACTCATCATCATTTCCCAAGTCAAAGAAGCCCCCGTGGAAGGTCGCTGCATTCGTCCTTAG
- the ruvB gene encoding Holliday junction branch migration DNA helicase RuvB, which translates to MSFSSEDPPTGTDFIEQTLSAPENAEESALRPLSFHDFAGQDKTLERLKVMVGAARDRGEPLNHILLSGPPGLGKTTLSLILGNEMGTKVNITSGPVIDKPADLAGLLTNLNEGDILFIDEIHRIPKTVEEYLYSAMEDFRIDIMIDQGPNARSVRLNLPRFTLLGATTRMGLLTAPLRSRFTLQTRLNYYSHSVLQGIIERTCGILEVPFEPAGAAEIARRARGTPRIANNLVNFCRDYAQQRGNGTITQTSAAAALELLEIDQRGLDEMDKQVIRVMAENYRGGPVGLGTVAVAVGEEAHTLEEVHEPFLIQEGYLQRTAQGRVLTEKGWHVIGLEPGNQPSNGQTELL; encoded by the coding sequence ATGTCCTTTTCCTCCGAAGATCCGCCGACCGGCACCGACTTTATCGAGCAAACTTTGTCCGCACCTGAAAACGCGGAAGAGTCCGCCTTGCGCCCGCTCTCGTTTCATGACTTCGCGGGACAAGATAAGACCCTCGAGCGGCTGAAGGTGATGGTCGGCGCGGCGCGCGATCGCGGCGAGCCGCTCAACCACATTCTCCTCAGCGGCCCTCCCGGCCTGGGCAAGACCACCCTCTCGCTCATCCTCGGCAACGAAATGGGCACCAAGGTGAACATCACTTCCGGGCCCGTCATCGATAAGCCCGCCGACCTCGCCGGCCTTTTGACCAACCTGAACGAGGGCGACATTCTCTTTATCGACGAAATCCACCGCATACCCAAGACGGTGGAAGAGTATCTCTACTCCGCGATGGAAGACTTCCGGATCGACATCATGATCGACCAGGGCCCCAACGCCCGTAGCGTGCGGCTGAACCTCCCACGCTTCACCCTGCTCGGCGCCACCACCCGCATGGGCCTGCTGACCGCTCCCCTGCGCAGTCGTTTCACCCTGCAGACCCGTCTCAACTATTACAGCCACAGCGTGCTGCAGGGCATCATCGAGCGCACCTGTGGCATCCTGGAAGTTCCCTTCGAGCCCGCAGGCGCAGCCGAGATCGCGCGTCGCGCCCGCGGCACTCCGCGCATCGCCAATAACTTGGTCAACTTCTGCCGCGACTACGCCCAACAACGTGGCAACGGCACCATCACCCAAACCTCCGCTGCCGCCGCACTGGAACTCCTGGAGATCGACCAACGCGGCTTGGACGAAATGGACAAGCAGGTCATACGCGTCATGGCGGAAAACTACCGCGGCGGCCCCGTCGGCCTCGGCACGGTGGCGGTCGCGGTTGGCGAAGAAGCCCACACCCTGGAAGAAGTGCATGAGCCCTTTTTGATTCAGGAAGGCTACCTGCAACGCACCGCACAAGGTCGCGTGCTGACAGAAAAAGGCTGGCACGTAATCGGGCTGGAGCCTGGCAACCAGCCAAGCAACGGACAGACCGAGCTGCTGTAG
- a CDS encoding EF-hand domain-containing protein has protein sequence MKLKALLLSAIFAACIVPSVSQAAKSDEGKKKPTPAEAFAKMDVDQSDGLSKEEVAKRKALVKKFDKLDADQDGELSLEEFTDASGKKPKKAKKGEE, from the coding sequence ATGAAACTCAAAGCATTACTCCTCAGCGCGATCTTCGCAGCTTGCATCGTTCCATCAGTCTCTCAAGCTGCTAAATCGGATGAGGGTAAAAAGAAGCCAACTCCAGCTGAGGCGTTCGCCAAAATGGATGTGGACCAAAGCGATGGCCTCTCTAAAGAAGAGGTCGCCAAACGCAAAGCGCTCGTCAAAAAATTCGACAAGCTGGACGCCGATCAAGACGGTGAACTGTCATTAGAAGAATTCACTGATGCTTCTGGCAAAAAGCCAAAGAAGGCTAAAAAAGGCGAAGAATAA
- a CDS encoding haloacid dehalogenase type II — MVKPILILFDVNETLLDLSPLRSSVSRALNGRENLLPLWFSTMLHYSLVETLTNDFHSFGEIGAAALMMIAQTHQIELSREDAEAAIIPSLNTLPPHPEVIAAMEALQQNGYKLATLTNSSSAGAESQLRQAGIAPLLDNSYSVESVRKYKPHSGVYRMVLDDLALEPEQVLMVAAHAWDLAGAKNVGLQTAFIQRPGTALYPNTARPDYVLRDLTELAQRLA; from the coding sequence ATGGTAAAGCCCATCCTCATCCTATTCGACGTGAACGAGACCTTACTCGACCTGAGCCCTCTGCGGAGCTCGGTGAGCCGTGCATTGAACGGTCGTGAAAATCTACTGCCGCTCTGGTTTTCGACCATGCTGCACTACTCTTTGGTGGAAACTCTGACGAATGACTTTCATAGTTTCGGAGAAATCGGTGCCGCCGCCCTCATGATGATTGCCCAAACACATCAGATTGAGCTGAGTCGCGAAGACGCTGAAGCAGCCATCATCCCCAGCTTAAACACACTTCCGCCGCACCCAGAGGTCATCGCAGCCATGGAAGCCCTGCAACAAAACGGCTACAAGCTGGCCACTTTGACCAATTCCTCCAGCGCCGGTGCCGAGTCACAACTTCGGCAAGCCGGCATCGCGCCGCTATTGGACAACAGCTACAGCGTCGAGAGCGTGCGCAAATACAAGCCACACAGCGGCGTCTACCGCATGGTGCTCGATGACCTCGCGCTCGAACCCGAGCAAGTATTGATGGTGGCCGCGCACGCATGGGACCTCGCCGGCGCAAAAAACGTCGGCTTGCAGACCGCCTTCATCCAACGCCCCGGCACCGCGCTCTATCCCAACACCGCGCGCCCCGACTACGTGCTGCGCGATCTCACAGAATTGGCCCAGCGCCTCGCTTAA
- a CDS encoding pyridoxamine 5'-phosphate oxidase family protein — protein sequence MIQLPQEILKAWEVRDPVAVFTTVDAEGVPNTIYVSMCKLRPDGRVLIGDVHFGKTLDNLKQGRSQVSFLFFAKDYSAYQLKGQVRYASEGPLFEEGQCLAKPEFSLRGVVEIQITQVYKGSEELSA from the coding sequence ATGATTCAGCTACCGCAAGAAATCCTTAAAGCCTGGGAAGTCCGCGATCCTGTGGCCGTATTCACCACCGTAGACGCCGAGGGCGTGCCCAACACCATTTATGTCAGTATGTGCAAACTGCGCCCCGATGGACGCGTTTTGATCGGTGATGTCCACTTCGGCAAAACCTTGGACAATTTGAAACAAGGTCGCTCCCAAGTGTCCTTCCTCTTCTTTGCCAAAGACTATTCCGCGTATCAACTCAAAGGGCAGGTCCGCTACGCCAGCGAGGGCCCCCTCTTTGAAGAAGGTCAATGCCTCGCCAAGCCCGAGTTCAGTTTAAGAGGGGTCGTGGAGATCCAGATCACACAAGTCTACAAAGGCTCCGAAGAACTCAGCGCTTGA